In Streptomyces sannanensis, the DNA window TCCCGCCCGGACGACGACCGTCGGACCGGCGCCGAACTGCTGTGGGATCTCCACCCCGGTCACGTCCTGAAACCGGAGGACCGGGTCGTCGTCGCCGCGACGCGCCGCGGACTGGCTGAACTCCTCGGACGGCGGCCGGCGCCTCACCCGGACCTGCGAAGGGCGTGACTGGTCACAGCTCCTGGGCCGGCCGGTCCAGGAGGCGGGCTCCGACCAGCGCCGTCCGGAGTGTGCAGCGGTGCACGGGGGCGCCCGGTCGGAGCCGGTCAGTTTGTGGATACGATCGAACCGGTACGTCATCGCCCACACGCTCAGGGAGAGCCGCCGGGCGGCCTCGGCGGCCACGCAACCGGTGTCGAAGTACGCGGTGAGGGTGTCAATCAGCGGCTGGGCACCGCCGCGGGCCTGCTGGAGCGGGCCGAGAACGCTCAGAACCAGGTCGGCCGTGGCCTGCCGGTCGCGGGTGAGCACCGGGTAGACCAGAAGATCGGCTGCGTTGCGGCATCGGGTCCTCCAGGTTCATCCGGGCCGCCAGGTCGAGAGTGTTCAGGGCCTCCTCGTCATCGTCGATGAACTCGCGGCGGGCAGCCTCCTCCTGACGTATCGCGAGTTGCTGGGCCCGCTCATGGCCCTCGGAGAAGGCATCCACGGCCTGCTCGACGACGACGAGCAGATGACCGACGGCGGAGAACGGCAATCGGCGCAGGACCGACTGTGCCGCCGAAAGGTGTGCCCGGACCAGGACACGCAACCCGATGCCTGCCTCCGCGGCCCGCTCGCCGCGGAGACGGAGCAATTCACGTCATCCGGAAATGTCTCAGAAGGGACCGTGGAGTGCCCCGAGTTTGTCGGTCAGGCGCAGGTTCTCGGAGTAGTCGACGGGGCAGGCGATCACGGACACGGCGTCGTCGTCCAGCGCGCGCTGCAGCGCGGGCAGCAGCTGGGCGGCCGCCTCGACCAAGTAGCCGCGGGCGCCGAAGCTCTCTGCATAGGCGACCAGGTCCGGGTTGGTGAAGCGGGTGTGGCTGTGGCGGCCGAGCTCGAGATCCATCTTCCAGGTGATCAGGCCGTATTCCTCGTCGACCAGGACGAGGACGACCAGGGGGATGTGTTCGCGGACGGCGGTCTCCAGTTCCTGGGAGTTCATCAAGAACGAGCCGTCGCCCATCATCGCCAAGACCCTCCGTTCGGGCCTGGCGAGCTTGGCGGCGATCGCTCCGGGCAGCGCGAATCCCATGGTGGACAGGCCGTTGGAGAGCAGGCAGGTGTCCGGCTCGTACGCCGGGTACAGCCGAGCCATCCACATCTTCCCGGCACCGGTGTCGGCGAGCACGATGTCGTGGCGGTCCAGTGCGGTGCGGACGTCGGCGACGACTCGCTGCGGGACCAGCGGGAACGACTCGTTGTCGCGTCCGTACTGCAGTTCCTCGCCGAGCAGCGCCCGGATCTTCTCGCCGGCATCCGTGTCGTATGCGGGCCGGTCGGGCAGTGCTGCCGCCAGCGCGTCCAGTGCTTGGGAGAGGTCGCCCTCCACTCCGACCGTCACCGGGTAGTGAGCGTCCACCTCGGCGGGGAAACGGTGCAGGTGCACGATTCGCTTGTCGCCGTGGGGATTGATCTTCCGGGGGTCGAACTCCTGGACCTCGTATCCCACGCAGATGAGGGCATCGGCCGCATCGAAGCCGAAGTTGCCGTAGTCGTGGCGCATGAAGCCGACCGCGCCCAGCGCGTTCGGATGGTCATCGGGGAAGACGCCCTTGCCGTGAAAGGTGGTCGCCACGGGCACGTTCAGTCGCTCAGCGAAGCGCACCAGTGCCGCCGAGGCCCCGGCCCTGGCGGCGCCGTGGCCGGCGAGTACGACGGGGCGCCGCGCCGCCTTGAGCACCTCGGCGGCCCGTGCGATCTGGGAGTCCGAGGGGGCGTCGGCATGCACGGTGTCGACCTGGAGAGGGGCGAGCGGCGTCGTGGGGTGCGCGGCTTCGATGTCCTCGGGGACGGCCAGGAAGACGGCACCGGGGCGTTCGCTCTGCGCGGTCTTGAACGCCTTGCGCACCATCTCCGGCACTGCGTCCGGGCTCTGGACGCGGGCCGACCATTGGGTAACGGGAGCGAACATGGACACCAGGTCGATGACCTGGTGCGACTCCTTGTGGACCCGGCCCAGCGAGCCTTGGGCGGCCAGGGCCACCATCGGTGTGCTGTTGGTCGTTGCGTCCGCGGTGCCCAGCAGCAGATTGATCGCGCCGGGCCCCAGCGTGGCCGAGCACACTCCCGCCCGGCCGGTCAGCCGCCCGTAGATCTCCGCCATGAAGGACGCGCCCTGCTCGTGGCGCAC includes these proteins:
- a CDS encoding acetolactate synthase large subunit, which gives rise to MDTQRTPGYRSTATAEDVAHLMVRCLEAEGVEYVFGIPGEENIRFVDALNGSEIRYVLVRHEQGASFMAEIYGRLTGRAGVCSATLGPGAINLLLGTADATTNSTPMVALAAQGSLGRVHKESHQVIDLVSMFAPVTQWSARVQSPDAVPEMVRKAFKTAQSERPGAVFLAVPEDIEAAHPTTPLAPLQVDTVHADAPSDSQIARAAEVLKAARRPVVLAGHGAARAGASAALVRFAERLNVPVATTFHGKGVFPDDHPNALGAVGFMRHDYGNFGFDAADALICVGYEVQEFDPRKINPHGDKRIVHLHRFPAEVDAHYPVTVGVEGDLSQALDALAAALPDRPAYDTDAGEKIRALLGEELQYGRDNESFPLVPQRVVADVRTALDRHDIVLADTGAGKMWMARLYPAYEPDTCLLSNGLSTMGFALPGAIAAKLARPERRVLAMMGDGSFLMNSQELETAVREHIPLVVLVLVDEEYGLITWKMDLELGRHSHTRFTNPDLVAYAESFGARGYLVEAAAQLLPALQRALDDDAVSVIACPVDYSENLRLTDKLGALHGPF